The following proteins are encoded in a genomic region of Streptomyces gobiensis:
- a CDS encoding thiamine-binding protein — translation MRLKVEFTTEPFDLDEAPHHAVVAREIVQAADLDAVDVGPFGNTAEGAAEDVLAVVNAMLRRTLEAGATRVSLQVNLVESDDQAVGDA, via the coding sequence GTGCGATTGAAAGTGGAGTTCACGACCGAGCCGTTCGATCTTGACGAGGCGCCGCACCATGCGGTGGTGGCTCGCGAGATCGTGCAGGCCGCTGACCTGGATGCCGTCGACGTCGGCCCCTTCGGCAATACGGCCGAGGGGGCCGCGGAAGATGTGCTTGCCGTAGTGAACGCGATGCTACGTCGAACGCTTGAGGCTGGGGCCACTCGTGTGTCATTGCAGGTGAATTTGGTCGAATCAGACGACCAGGCGGTGGGTGACGCATGA
- the uraH gene encoding hydroxyisourate hydrolase, translating to MSSATTAARSSVSTHILDTSVGRPAGGVAVQLSVRSGGEGEWAAHGASKTDADGRCKDLPDLPEGTTHVRLFFDVEPYFTDKQAEEQQDAPRVRDSGVFFPEVAIVFAVTPGEHYHVPLLLNPFGYSVYRGS from the coding sequence GTGAGCAGTGCGACGACCGCCGCCAGGAGTTCCGTGTCCACGCACATCCTGGACACCAGTGTCGGCCGCCCCGCCGGGGGTGTTGCCGTCCAGCTGTCCGTCCGCAGTGGTGGCGAGGGCGAATGGGCCGCGCACGGCGCGTCGAAGACCGACGCGGACGGGCGCTGCAAGGACCTTCCGGACCTGCCGGAGGGCACCACACACGTACGGCTCTTCTTCGACGTCGAGCCGTACTTCACCGACAAGCAAGCCGAGGAACAGCAGGACGCCCCCCGCGTAAGGGACAGCGGTGTCTTTTTCCCCGAGGTGGCGATCGTCTTCGCCGTGACCCCGGGTGAGCACTACCACGTACCGCTGCTGCTCAACCCGTTCGGCTACTCCGTGTACCGAGGGAGCTGA
- the uraD gene encoding 2-oxo-4-hydroxy-4-carboxy-5-ureidoimidazoline decarboxylase, with protein MTSSSTPGLTWFNTAEESAARAALHEVCASTAWGSKLLAQRPYPNVAALFTASDAGMAELTAADLAEAMAGHPPIGRPKPGDPTSSREQRGMAGASEELKAEMLELNLAYQDKFGHVFLICATGLTGEQMRDAVRTRLENTPEQERENVRTELVKINRIRLTRLVAEGA; from the coding sequence GTGACTTCGAGTTCGACACCGGGTCTGACCTGGTTCAACACCGCCGAGGAGAGCGCCGCCCGGGCGGCGCTTCACGAGGTGTGTGCCTCGACGGCCTGGGGGAGCAAGCTGCTCGCCCAGCGCCCCTACCCCAACGTGGCGGCCCTGTTCACCGCGAGCGACGCCGGTATGGCCGAGCTCACCGCGGCGGACCTGGCCGAGGCGATGGCGGGGCACCCGCCGATCGGCCGGCCGAAGCCAGGCGACCCGACCTCATCCCGCGAGCAGCGGGGGATGGCCGGAGCCTCCGAGGAGCTCAAGGCGGAGATGCTCGAGCTCAACCTGGCCTACCAGGACAAGTTCGGCCATGTCTTCCTGATCTGTGCCACGGGCCTCACCGGAGAGCAGATGCGGGACGCGGTGCGGACCCGTCTTGAGAACACTCCGGAGCAGGAGCGGGAGAACGTCCGCACCGAGCTGGTGAAGATCAACCGCATCCGGCTGACCCGCCTCGTAGCAGAAGGAGCCTGA
- the pucL gene encoding factor-independent urate hydroxylase — MPTILGQNQYGKAENRVVKIVRDGDTHHIKDLNVSVALSGDMDEVHYSGSNANVLPTDTTKNTVYAFAKEHGIESAEQFGIHLARHFVESQEPIKQARIRVEEYTWERIETSDSKKTPFIGADEVKHSFVRKGQETRTAQITYDGETWQVFSGLKDLTVMNSTNSEFWGYVKDKYTTLKEAYDRILATEVTSVWRHNWTSDDQRMPNWERSYAQTKRHMLDAFVETYSLSLQQTLYQMGARVINSRGEIDEIRFSLPNKHHFLVDLEPFGLKNDNEVYFAADRPYGLIEATILRDGVEPQIPVDMTNL; from the coding sequence ATGCCCACGATTCTCGGCCAGAACCAGTACGGCAAGGCGGAAAACCGCGTCGTCAAAATCGTCCGCGACGGCGATACGCACCACATCAAGGACCTGAACGTCTCCGTCGCCCTCTCCGGCGACATGGACGAGGTGCACTACTCCGGCTCCAACGCCAATGTGCTGCCGACCGACACCACCAAGAACACCGTGTACGCCTTCGCCAAGGAGCACGGCATCGAGTCGGCCGAACAGTTCGGCATCCATCTGGCCCGGCACTTCGTCGAGTCCCAGGAGCCGATCAAGCAGGCCCGGATACGGGTCGAGGAGTACACCTGGGAGCGGATCGAGACCTCCGACTCCAAGAAAACGCCGTTCATCGGCGCCGACGAGGTCAAGCACTCCTTCGTCCGCAAGGGCCAGGAGACCCGCACCGCACAGATCACCTACGACGGTGAGACCTGGCAGGTCTTCTCCGGTCTGAAGGACCTCACGGTGATGAACTCCACCAACTCGGAGTTCTGGGGCTACGTCAAGGACAAGTACACCACCCTCAAGGAGGCGTACGACCGCATCCTCGCCACCGAGGTGACCTCCGTATGGCGGCACAACTGGACCAGCGACGACCAGCGGATGCCCAACTGGGAGCGCTCCTACGCGCAGACGAAGCGGCACATGCTGGACGCCTTCGTCGAGACCTACTCGCTGTCGCTGCAGCAGACCCTGTACCAGATGGGCGCGCGAGTGATCAACAGCCGCGGTGAGATCGATGAGATCCGCTTCTCGCTGCCCAACAAGCACCACTTCCTGGTGGACCTCGAGCCGTTCGGACTGAAGAACGATAATGAGGTCTACTTCGCGGCGGACCGTCCGTACGGCCTCATCGAAGCCACCATTCTGCGCGACGGTGTCGAGCCGCAGATCCCGGTCGACATGACCAACCTGTAG
- a CDS encoding TIM barrel protein, whose translation MGFTDTRFNVNLSILFTELPLLERPAAAAAVGFNAVELWWPWVDAPVPEQAELDALRSALEDAGTQLTGLNFYAGQLPGPDRGALSIPGEESEKFRANIDVAADFAASVGCKALNALYGNRVDGVDPAVQDELALENLTLAARAADRVGAILLIEALNAPESPLYPLVSAPSAVDVVDKVNAATGLGNAKFLMDLYHLSMNGEDLHEVIEKYTGKTGHVQIADNPGRGAPGTGDLDFTDLLDRLKKAGYDGWTGLEYKPGDKPSASAFEWLPAPLRAAQH comes from the coding sequence ATGGGCTTCACGGATACGCGCTTCAATGTGAACCTCTCGATCCTTTTCACCGAGCTCCCGCTCCTGGAGCGCCCGGCGGCTGCCGCCGCGGTCGGCTTCAACGCGGTGGAGCTGTGGTGGCCATGGGTCGATGCCCCCGTCCCCGAGCAGGCCGAACTCGACGCGCTGCGCAGCGCCCTGGAGGACGCGGGCACCCAGCTCACCGGGCTGAACTTCTACGCGGGACAGCTGCCGGGCCCGGACCGTGGTGCGCTGTCCATCCCCGGCGAGGAGTCGGAGAAGTTCCGGGCCAACATCGATGTCGCCGCCGACTTCGCCGCTTCGGTGGGCTGCAAGGCGCTCAACGCGCTCTATGGCAACCGGGTCGACGGCGTGGACCCCGCCGTCCAGGACGAGCTGGCGCTGGAGAATCTGACGCTGGCCGCCCGCGCCGCCGACCGGGTCGGCGCGATCCTCTTGATCGAGGCGCTCAATGCCCCGGAGTCGCCGCTGTACCCGCTGGTCAGCGCTCCGTCGGCCGTAGATGTGGTGGACAAGGTCAATGCCGCTACCGGCCTTGGGAACGCCAAGTTCCTGATGGATCTCTACCACCTGTCCATGAACGGCGAGGACCTCCACGAGGTCATCGAGAAGTACACCGGCAAGACCGGCCATGTGCAGATCGCGGACAACCCCGGCCGTGGCGCCCCCGGCACCGGTGACCTCGACTTCACCGACCTGCTCGACCGGCTGAAGAAGGCCGGTTACGACGGCTGGACCGGTCTTGAGTACAAGCCCGGTGACAAGCCGAGCGCGAGCGCCTTCGAGTGGCTTCCGGCCCCGCTGCGCGCCGCCCAGCACTGA
- a CDS encoding nucleobase:cation symporter-2 family protein, whose product MITSGLQHVAAMYAGVVAVPLVIGAAANLSPADTTLLMGASLFTAGIATLLQTLGIWKIGARLPFVNGVSFVGVAAMIAIIAAEGGGTGLPVIFGAVIVAGLFGFLISPWFCKLVRFFPPVVTGSVITLIGISLLPVAFGWVSDGGGSGEGAPARNIALAGITLVVTLVLNRFTRGFVRSIAILLGLTAGTLAAIPFGMTDFARLGDAELFAFPAPFHFGAPVFSIAPVISMCIVMLVIMTESTADMIALGKVVDKPVDEKTLAAGLRADTLGSAIAPVFNGFAATAFSQNVGLVAISKVRSRFVVAVGGGILILLGLSPIAAALVAAVPLPVLGGVGIVLFGTIAVSGIQTLVQSDLSKTGNALIVAVTLGVGLAPEMAHGFYGQFPDSVTIILDSGVSTGCFLAVLLNLVFNHLGQRRDGGTRVPRQRTGKSTIVDPH is encoded by the coding sequence ATGATCACCAGCGGGCTGCAGCATGTGGCCGCGATGTACGCGGGTGTGGTTGCCGTACCGCTGGTGATCGGCGCGGCAGCCAATCTCAGCCCGGCCGATACCACCTTGCTGATGGGCGCCAGCCTCTTTACTGCCGGTATAGCCACCCTGCTTCAGACGCTGGGCATCTGGAAGATCGGAGCCCGGCTGCCCTTTGTCAACGGTGTGTCATTCGTCGGCGTCGCGGCGATGATCGCGATCATCGCCGCCGAGGGCGGCGGCACCGGCCTGCCGGTCATCTTTGGCGCGGTGATCGTCGCAGGTCTCTTCGGCTTTCTCATCAGCCCGTGGTTCTGCAAGCTGGTGCGCTTCTTCCCACCGGTGGTCACCGGCAGCGTCATCACGCTGATCGGTATATCCCTGCTGCCGGTGGCCTTTGGCTGGGTCAGCGATGGCGGCGGCAGCGGGGAGGGCGCTCCCGCCCGGAACATCGCGCTGGCAGGCATCACCTTGGTGGTGACCCTGGTGCTGAACCGGTTCACCCGGGGCTTTGTGCGGTCCATCGCGATCCTGCTCGGCCTCACCGCCGGCACCCTGGCGGCGATTCCCTTCGGGATGACCGACTTCGCCAGACTCGGCGACGCCGAACTGTTCGCCTTCCCCGCGCCGTTCCACTTCGGCGCACCGGTGTTCTCCATCGCGCCGGTCATCTCCATGTGCATCGTGATGCTGGTCATCATGACCGAGTCGACGGCCGACATGATCGCGCTGGGCAAGGTCGTCGACAAGCCGGTAGATGAGAAGACGCTCGCGGCTGGGCTCCGCGCCGACACGCTGGGCAGCGCCATCGCCCCGGTCTTCAACGGCTTCGCCGCCACCGCCTTCTCACAGAACGTCGGCCTGGTCGCGATCTCCAAGGTGCGCAGCCGCTTTGTGGTCGCGGTCGGCGGCGGCATCCTCATTCTGCTCGGGCTCAGCCCGATCGCCGCGGCACTGGTCGCCGCCGTGCCACTGCCGGTCCTCGGCGGGGTGGGCATCGTCCTCTTCGGCACCATCGCGGTGAGCGGCATCCAGACCCTGGTGCAGAGTGATCTGAGCAAGACCGGAAACGCCCTGATCGTCGCGGTGACGCTCGGCGTGGGCCTGGCTCCGGAGATGGCCCATGGCTTCTACGGCCAGTTCCCGGACAGCGTCACCATCATCCTGGACTCCGGTGTCAGCACCGGCTGCTTCCTGGCCGTCCTGCTGAACCTGGTCTTCAACCACCTCGGCCAGCGGCGCGACGGCGGCACACGGGTTCCCCGGCAGCGCACCGGGAAGTCCACCATCGTCGACCCTCACTGA
- a CDS encoding 8-oxoguanine deaminase: MAGTAAQRIVIENCAIATVDANDTEYASGHVVIADNVIESVGAGAAPANLENVVRRIDGTGHLVTPGLVNTHHHFYQWITRGLAQNSNLFNWLVALYPTWSRIDEQMVYAAAQGSLAMMARGGVTTAMDHHYVFPRGAGDLLGAEIRAAAELGVRFTAARGSMDLGTSDGGLPPDFAVETTEGALLATEEAVDKHHDASFGSMLHIAVAPCSPFSVSTELLREGAKLARRRGVRLHTHGSETVEEEKFCHELFGMGPTDYFESTGWLGEDVWMAHCVHMNDSDIEAFARTSTGVAHCPSSNARLAAGIARVPDMLAAGVPVGLGVDGTASNESGELHTELRNALLINRLGAHKENALNARQALRLGTFGGAQVLGRASEIGSLEAGKLADLVLWKLDGIGHSSIADPVAALVFGAAAPVTLSLINGRPVVEDSRLTTVDEDAIARSTRDEAQRLARIAADAN; encoded by the coding sequence ATGGCTGGTACAGCAGCACAGCGCATCGTGATCGAGAACTGCGCGATCGCCACCGTGGACGCGAATGACACCGAATACGCCTCGGGTCATGTCGTCATCGCCGACAACGTCATCGAGTCGGTGGGCGCCGGCGCCGCTCCCGCCAACCTGGAAAACGTGGTCCGCCGGATCGATGGCACCGGCCATCTGGTCACCCCGGGCCTGGTCAACACCCACCACCACTTCTACCAGTGGATCACCCGTGGCCTGGCGCAGAACTCCAACCTCTTCAACTGGCTGGTGGCGCTGTACCCCACCTGGTCACGTATCGACGAGCAGATGGTGTACGCGGCCGCCCAGGGCTCACTGGCCATGATGGCCCGCGGCGGTGTCACCACCGCCATGGACCACCACTATGTCTTCCCGCGCGGCGCCGGTGACCTGCTGGGCGCCGAGATCCGCGCCGCGGCGGAGCTGGGGGTGCGCTTCACCGCCGCCCGCGGCTCCATGGACCTGGGCACGTCGGACGGCGGCCTGCCCCCGGACTTCGCCGTCGAGACCACCGAGGGCGCGCTCCTGGCCACCGAGGAGGCCGTCGACAAGCACCACGACGCGTCCTTCGGGTCGATGCTGCATATCGCGGTCGCCCCCTGCTCACCCTTCTCCGTCTCCACCGAGCTGCTGCGTGAGGGTGCCAAGCTCGCCCGTCGTAGGGGCGTCAGGCTGCACACGCACGGCTCGGAGACCGTGGAGGAGGAGAAGTTCTGCCACGAGCTCTTCGGCATGGGCCCGACCGACTACTTCGAGTCGACCGGCTGGCTCGGTGAGGACGTATGGATGGCGCACTGCGTCCATATGAACGACTCCGACATCGAGGCCTTCGCCCGTACCAGCACCGGTGTCGCCCACTGCCCCTCCTCCAACGCCCGCCTCGCCGCCGGAATCGCCCGGGTCCCGGACATGCTCGCTGCCGGCGTCCCGGTCGGCCTGGGCGTTGACGGCACGGCCTCCAATGAGTCCGGGGAACTGCACACCGAGCTGCGCAACGCCCTGCTCATCAACCGCCTCGGCGCACACAAGGAGAACGCGCTCAACGCCCGCCAGGCGCTGCGACTGGGCACCTTCGGCGGTGCGCAGGTGCTGGGCCGGGCCAGCGAGATCGGCTCCCTTGAGGCGGGCAAGCTCGCCGACCTGGTGCTGTGGAAGCTCGACGGCATCGGCCACTCCTCGATCGCCGACCCGGTCGCCGCGCTGGTCTTCGGCGCCGCCGCCCCGGTCACCCTGTCGCTCATCAACGGCAGGCCAGTCGTCGAGGACAGCCGTCTGACGACCGTTGACGAGGACGCCATCGCCCGCAGCACCCGGGACGAGGCCCAGCGTCTGGCCCGTATCGCCGCCGACGCGAACTGA
- a CDS encoding hydroxyacid dehydrogenase, with protein sequence MDRDVYGSLLADGALDRLSGVAAVDTALLITDFEDPAHTTALASAEVLFTHWGCPPLTGPALQRMPRLRAVVHAAGSVKQHITDAVWQRGIVVSTAAQANAQPVAEYTLAAILFANKRVLESAQSYRTLRNGTAPLKSATGLGNYQRTVGIVGASRIGRLVIELLRPFDLTVLVYDPHLDPEEARELGAETVGLDELTRRGDVVSLHAPQLPQTHQMFGRRRLGLLGDGATLINTARGTLVDTEALTRELVSGRIYAVIDVTDPEVLPADSPLYDLPNVLLTPHIAGSLGHELGRMADAAIAELARYARGLPFRHAVDPGTLTRSA encoded by the coding sequence ATGGACCGTGATGTGTACGGCTCCCTCCTGGCGGACGGGGCGCTGGACCGGCTGAGCGGTGTCGCGGCGGTGGACACCGCGCTGCTCATCACCGACTTCGAGGACCCCGCTCACACCACCGCGCTGGCCTCGGCGGAAGTCCTCTTCACACACTGGGGCTGCCCTCCCCTGACCGGCCCCGCACTCCAGCGGATGCCCAGGCTACGGGCCGTGGTGCACGCGGCCGGATCGGTCAAGCAGCACATCACCGACGCCGTGTGGCAGCGCGGGATCGTGGTGTCGACCGCGGCCCAGGCCAACGCCCAGCCGGTAGCCGAGTACACGCTGGCCGCCATCCTGTTCGCCAATAAGCGGGTGCTGGAGAGCGCACAGTCATACCGCACGCTACGGAATGGGACCGCACCGCTGAAGTCCGCCACCGGCCTGGGCAACTACCAGCGCACGGTGGGCATCGTGGGGGCCTCGCGCATCGGACGTCTGGTGATCGAGCTGCTGCGGCCCTTCGATCTGACGGTGCTGGTGTACGACCCCCATCTGGACCCGGAGGAGGCCAGGGAGCTGGGGGCCGAGACGGTCGGACTCGATGAACTGACCCGCCGGGGCGATGTGGTGAGCCTGCACGCCCCCCAGCTCCCGCAGACCCACCAGATGTTCGGCCGCCGTCGGCTGGGGCTGCTGGGGGATGGCGCCACGCTGATCAACACCGCCCGGGGCACGCTGGTCGACACCGAGGCACTCACCCGGGAGCTGGTCTCCGGCCGGATTTATGCCGTCATCGATGTCACGGACCCGGAGGTCCTGCCCGCCGACTCACCGCTGTACGACCTGCCCAATGTGCTGCTCACCCCGCATATCGCCGGTTCGCTCGGACATGAGCTGGGCCGGATGGCGGACGCGGCCATCGCCGAACTGGCACGTTACGCTCGCGGGCTGCCCTTCCGGCACGCCGTCGATCCGGGCACCCTCACCCGCTCGGCCTGA
- a CDS encoding 2-hydroxy-3-oxopropionate reductase: protein MSNTALPKIAWVGLGIMGSPMAENLIKAGYSVTGYTLEQDKLDRLAKNGGTAASSIAEAVKDADVVITMVPADPHVKAVILSEDGVIANARQGATIIDMSSITPQTSIAVAEAAAQAGKDLKVLDAPVSGGEAGAIEAVLSIMVGGTQADFDRVKPIFEALGKTIILCGPHGAGQTVKAANQLIVAVNIQACAEAVVFLEKSGVDLDAALDVLAGGLAGSTVLDRKKQNFKKRDFKPGFRIDLHHKDMGIVTDAARNVGAALPVGAVVAQLVASLRAQGDGGLDHSALLRAVERLSGSNING, encoded by the coding sequence ATGAGCAACACAGCACTTCCGAAGATCGCCTGGGTGGGCCTGGGCATCATGGGCTCCCCGATGGCCGAGAACCTGATCAAGGCTGGCTACTCGGTCACCGGCTACACCCTGGAGCAGGACAAGCTTGACCGCCTCGCCAAGAACGGCGGCACCGCGGCCTCCTCGATCGCCGAGGCGGTCAAGGACGCCGATGTCGTGATCACCATGGTCCCGGCCGACCCGCACGTGAAGGCCGTCATCCTGTCCGAGGACGGTGTGATCGCCAACGCCAGGCAGGGCGCCACGATCATCGACATGTCCTCCATCACCCCGCAGACCTCCATCGCGGTGGCTGAGGCCGCCGCCCAGGCGGGCAAGGACCTCAAGGTCCTGGACGCCCCGGTCTCCGGCGGTGAGGCGGGTGCCATCGAGGCCGTTCTGTCCATCATGGTCGGCGGCACGCAGGCCGACTTCGACCGGGTGAAGCCGATCTTCGAGGCGCTGGGCAAGACCATCATTCTCTGCGGCCCGCATGGCGCCGGCCAGACGGTGAAGGCCGCCAACCAGCTGATCGTCGCGGTCAATATCCAGGCCTGCGCCGAGGCCGTGGTCTTCCTGGAGAAGTCCGGGGTCGATCTGGACGCCGCGCTGGATGTGCTCGCGGGCGGTCTGGCCGGTTCCACGGTCCTGGACCGCAAGAAGCAGAACTTCAAGAAGCGGGACTTCAAGCCGGGCTTCCGGATCGACCTGCACCACAAGGACATGGGCATCGTCACCGACGCCGCCCGCAATGTCGGTGCCGCTCTGCCGGTCGGCGCGGTCGTCGCCCAGCTTGTCGCCTCGCTCCGTGCCCAGGGCGACGGCGGCCT
- a CDS encoding polysaccharide lyase 8 family protein, whose translation MTTSWSRRGFLHAAGGTTLAHALATAASAADRFSALRDRWCELVLGTGFSPTTEPFRSELAAIGQEAGRFRQRITPSAGSLWPDLVFADPHPSTGPESFGYSQNMNNSYVRLRTMALAYAQPGTGLTGDAGLRADLLSGLDQLYQQVYNENQQRFGNWWNWQIGAPQALLDSCVLLHGELSGTQIGDYCRAVDHYVPDSAVAEYSGTSTGANRVDLCRVLALRGIVGGRAAKVALARDALSPVFPYVAEGDGLYADGSFIQHTTVPYTGTYGSVLLGGLGMLFSLLAGSDWEVTDPNRQIVFDAVEGAWAPFLYNGLVMDGVSGRAISRGLSAGDPRQVQQDDHVRGHAIIASIALLAGAASSAERERWRGLIKGWIRRDRCRPVLADRTLGVHQLTLLKEIDDDSTVRPVAEPTGHRLFAAMDRATHRRPGWAASISMASRRIAHYEVGNGENLRGWHTGNGMLYWWGDTFGNDQYSDAFWPTVDPYRLPGITVSRKTLADGEGGAWGTALPDVSWVGGTTDGRHAALGQHVRGVSSTLMAKKSWFCLDDAIVCLGAGITCQDGTAVESIVENRNLGATGSPPLVVDGAAQPVSLPWSGTLSNAGWAHIGGFGGTVGYVFPGGATVEALREQRTGSWRAVNRGGTTTAISRRYLTLWFDHGTDPSHARYAYLVLPGANRAQTSARAADTGWLRILSNTGDQQGAQVPSLGFTTVNFWSGGAVGGITASAPCSVLIRENADGTAVICVSDPIRARSGLTVSWDRAIGAVLARPPTVTGATTGSSLTLAFGGLSGAMGATQRITVQLG comes from the coding sequence ATGACGACCTCTTGGTCCCGTCGCGGCTTCCTTCATGCGGCCGGCGGCACCACCCTCGCTCACGCTCTTGCCACCGCGGCCTCGGCGGCCGATAGGTTCTCCGCGCTGCGTGACAGGTGGTGCGAGCTGGTGCTCGGTACCGGCTTCAGCCCCACCACCGAGCCGTTCAGGAGCGAGCTGGCCGCCATCGGGCAGGAGGCAGGCAGGTTCCGTCAGCGGATAACTCCGTCCGCTGGGTCGCTCTGGCCGGATCTGGTCTTCGCCGACCCTCACCCCAGCACGGGCCCGGAGTCCTTCGGCTACTCCCAGAACATGAACAACAGCTATGTCCGGCTGCGTACCATGGCGTTGGCGTACGCACAGCCGGGCACCGGGCTGACCGGTGACGCGGGGCTCAGGGCGGATCTGCTCAGCGGCCTCGACCAGCTGTATCAGCAGGTCTACAACGAGAATCAGCAGCGTTTCGGCAACTGGTGGAACTGGCAGATCGGCGCGCCCCAGGCACTGCTGGACAGCTGTGTCCTGCTGCACGGTGAGCTGTCGGGCACTCAGATCGGCGACTATTGCCGGGCCGTTGACCACTATGTGCCGGACTCGGCCGTCGCGGAGTACAGCGGCACCAGCACCGGCGCGAACCGGGTGGATCTCTGCCGGGTGCTGGCTCTGCGCGGCATCGTCGGCGGCCGGGCGGCGAAGGTGGCGCTGGCCCGTGACGCCCTCTCGCCGGTCTTCCCGTATGTCGCCGAAGGCGATGGGCTCTACGCCGACGGCTCCTTCATCCAGCACACCACCGTGCCGTACACCGGTACCTATGGCTCCGTCCTGCTCGGCGGTCTGGGCATGCTCTTCTCCCTGCTCGCCGGTTCCGACTGGGAGGTCACCGACCCCAACCGGCAGATCGTGTTTGACGCGGTCGAGGGCGCCTGGGCGCCCTTTCTGTACAACGGTCTGGTCATGGACGGGGTTTCCGGGCGGGCCATCAGCCGGGGGCTGTCGGCCGGCGATCCGCGCCAGGTCCAGCAGGACGATCATGTGCGCGGGCACGCCATCATCGCCTCCATCGCGCTGCTGGCGGGCGCGGCCAGCAGCGCCGAGCGCGAGCGCTGGCGGGGCCTGATCAAGGGCTGGATACGGCGGGACCGCTGTCGCCCGGTGCTGGCGGACCGCACCCTGGGCGTGCACCAGCTCACCCTGCTCAAGGAGATCGACGACGACAGCACCGTGCGGCCCGTAGCTGAGCCGACCGGACACCGGCTGTTCGCCGCGATGGACCGGGCCACCCACCGGCGCCCGGGGTGGGCGGCCTCGATCAGCATGGCCTCGCGGCGCATCGCCCACTATGAGGTGGGCAACGGCGAGAATCTGCGGGGCTGGCACACCGGCAATGGAATGCTCTACTGGTGGGGCGACACGTTCGGCAACGACCAGTACAGCGACGCCTTCTGGCCCACCGTCGATCCCTACCGGCTGCCGGGCATCACCGTCTCCCGTAAGACCCTCGCCGACGGTGAGGGCGGTGCGTGGGGCACAGCACTGCCCGATGTGAGCTGGGTGGGTGGGACCACCGATGGGCGGCACGCCGCCCTGGGCCAGCATGTCAGAGGGGTGTCCAGCACCCTCATGGCGAAGAAGTCCTGGTTCTGTCTGGACGACGCGATCGTCTGCCTTGGCGCGGGCATCACCTGCCAGGACGGTACGGCCGTCGAGTCCATCGTGGAGAACCGTAACCTCGGCGCCACCGGCTCTCCTCCTCTGGTTGTCGACGGCGCGGCCCAGCCGGTCAGCCTCCCCTGGTCCGGCACACTGAGCAACGCGGGCTGGGCCCATATCGGCGGCTTCGGCGGCACCGTCGGCTATGTGTTCCCCGGCGGCGCCACCGTCGAGGCGCTGCGTGAGCAGCGCACCGGTTCCTGGCGCGCTGTCAACCGGGGCGGCACCACCACCGCCATCAGCCGCCGCTATCTGACGCTGTGGTTCGATCACGGCACCGACCCGTCCCATGCCCGCTACGCCTATCTGGTGCTGCCCGGCGCCAACCGGGCCCAGACCTCGGCCCGCGCCGCCGACACGGGCTGGCTGCGGATTCTCAGCAACACCGGCGATCAGCAGGGCGCGCAGGTGCCCTCGCTCGGCTTCACCACCGTCAACTTCTGGTCCGGGGGCGCCGTCGGCGGGATCACCGCGAGCGCGCCCTGCTCGGTGCTGATCCGTGAGAACGCCGACGGCACGGCGGTGATCTGCGTATCGGACCCCATACGGGCGCGGAGCGGTCTGACGGTCAGCTGGGACCGTGCCATCGGCGCGGTACTCGCCAGACCGCCCACGGTCACCGGTGCCACCACCGGTTCGTCCCTGACCCTTGCCTTCGGCGGTCTCAGTGGCGCGATGGGAGCCACCCAGCGGATCACGGTCCAGCTTGGCTGA
- a CDS encoding helix-turn-helix domain-containing protein, which yields MSSLGEHPFITAVKPLVDAMGGEMIAPEQAEGDDVVLAWEGEDVLAVRLPNLSDSLDHLLADLERRHGKPLSELDRRTKQSVVRILETRGAFTVRHGVETVASALGVSRFTVYNYLNRENGSKPPS from the coding sequence ATGAGTAGCTTGGGCGAACACCCATTCATTACGGCCGTGAAGCCACTGGTTGACGCCATGGGCGGTGAGATGATCGCCCCGGAGCAGGCCGAGGGGGACGATGTGGTCCTCGCCTGGGAGGGCGAGGATGTGCTGGCCGTACGGCTGCCGAATCTGTCGGACTCGCTGGATCATCTCCTGGCCGACCTGGAGCGCAGGCACGGTAAGCCGCTGTCGGAGCTCGACCGCAGGACCAAGCAGTCCGTGGTCCGGATCCTTGAGACGCGTGGCGCGTTCACTGTCCGTCATGGCGTCGAGACGGTCGCGAGCGCGCTCGGCGTCAGCCGGTTCACCGTCTACAACTACCTGAACAGGGAAAACGGCTCCAAGCCCCCCAGCTAG